The Methanocaldococcus infernus ME region TGCTGGAGAGCATATGAAAGGAGGGAAGATAGTTATTGAAGGAAATGCTGATAACTGGTTAGGAATGAATATGAAAGGTGGGGAAATAATAGTTAAAGGTTCTTCAAGAGACTACACTGGTGGAACATATAAAGGAGAATGGAGAGGAATGAGTGGAGGAAGGATAGTAGTAGAAGGAAATGCAAGGCACGAGCTTGGCCTCTACTTAAGGGGTGGAGAGATTATAGTTAAAGGAGATGCTGGAATGTTTGCAGGATTACATCAGCAGGGGGGCTATATTATTGTAGAAGGAAATACTGATGTGAGACTTGGAGGAGAGATGGAAGCTGGAGCAATAATAGTTTATGGTAAAGTTAAAGAAATTTTACCATCCTTTAAATATGAGGGAATTGTTGAGAATCCAGTTATAAAGATAAAGAAGAAGGATGAAGGAAGAAAGTTTGAAGGAACCTTTTATAAGTTAGTTGGAGATTATGCAAATGGTAGAAAGGTTAAAGGCCAATTATATATAAATGTTGAAACTAATGAGGGATTATTCTAAAGGTTATAAAACTCTCAATAAATCCAGCAATGATAAAGAGGATAATAGATAAAGATAGAATTCTTAAAGAATCTATCACTCTCTCTAAACTCTTTTTTCTCAGATATTCAATAACTCCAATGTAAAAGATGATCCCTGAAGAGATGGCTAAGATGAAGGCAGGAATTTCTATAACTCCATGTGGCAAAACAAAGATAACAAATTTTTTTATTCCAAACTTAACAAGCACATAGGAGAGGATAAAAGAGTTTATCAGTAAGATAAATATGTTAAAAAAGCCAGATATATAGGAGAGGAGACAAACTTTTAAATTATTACTCAAAATTAGTAAATAGAGGCTAAAGCTATTTAGAGCCTTTAAATTAACTCCACTTAATATTTGACTTTTAAAGTTGTAAAAAATCTCATTCCCCAAGTTAAAAAAGTATTGGTTATGGGAGATTAGAAAAGAGAAGACTAAAAAAGATTGGAAATAAATTAAGGAAACAAGAGAAATTATATTTTTATTCCTTTTTAAACTATCTATCATTTTTCATCATCTTCCAAGCTCTTTATGAGCCTTTGCTAAATGGTTAGAGGCTAAAGCTCCCAATAAGGAGAGTTCTCCAGCCAAAACAGCAGCTCCAACAATCTCAGCAAATTTTAAAACCTTGTTAGAGCCATAACATCCCATAATTTCTAAAGCCTCTCTTTGAGTCTCTACACTTGTTCCTCCTCCTACTGTGGCTAATGGAAGATCAGGAAGGGTTACTGAAAAATAGAGCTTGTCATCTTCAACTTCAGCCATAGTTATGCCTAAGCTACCTTCAACTATATGAGCCTCATCTTGACCAGTGGCTAAGAAGATGGCTCCAACAATATTGGCATAGTGGGCATTAAAACCCATGCTGTTGGATATTGCTGAGCCAATATAGTTTTTTAGTCTATTAACCTCAGCAATGGCCTCAGGGGTTGTCTTTAAATACTTCTCCACCTCTTCCCTATCTAAGTAAATCTCTGCTACAACACTCTTCCCTCTCCCCTCTATTAAGTTCATGCCACTTGGCTTTTTATCTACACAGGCATTTCCACTTAAGGAAACAAGCTTAACATCAATATTTTCCTTTTTAAGCTCTTCAACAATAAACTTACAAGCCTCTTCTGTAGCTATGGTAACCATATTCATGCCCATAGCATCTCCAGTTTTGTAGCAAAATCTTGGGTAGATATTTCTCCCAACTATTAATATTGGCTCTATCTTTATTAACTTCCCATGCCTTGTTGTTGACTCAGCCACTTCCTTAATTTTATCAAAGTTTTTTAATATCCAATCTCTTACTTTTATAGCTTCAACAACAGACCTTGTTTTAAAGCATGGAGCTCTTGTCATCTTGTCATCAATAACTCTAACTATAGCTCCTCCACACTTGGTTATTATTGAGCAACCTCTATTAACTGAAGCTACTAAGGCTCCTTCAGTTGTAGCCAATGGAATATAAAAGAGACCTTTAGCATGCTCTCCATTAACCCTTATTGGCCCAGCTATTCCTAAGGGTATTTGAATAGCTCCTATCATATTCTCTATATTCTTTTTTACATTCTCCTCTGATATAGAATATTTATTTATGTGATTAAATTTAATGTTAAGTTCCTTTTCTAAAAATTCTCTCCTTATCTTTGTAGCTTCTTTATGTCCTAACATATCATCCAATTGATATAACTTTATTTTCTTATTTTTTAGCTCTTCAAAAATATCCATAGAATCACCAACTTAATCTAAATCTCTCTTCACATGCTTATCCATGTAAAGCTGTGACTTGACATAGAGATCTGCAGCTTTCTCATAATTTCCTTCTTCTTCATGTATCTTAGCCAGACTTAAAAGAGCTTTAACATAACTTGGTTTCTTTTCTATACACCTATTTAAATATTCTTTAGCTCTTTCATACTCCTTTAGTCTCTCATAAGCTTTTCCAATATAGTATAGGAAAGTAGGATCTTCTCCAGCTATCTTTAACCCTTCTTCAGCATATTTTATAGCTTCTTTAAACTCTCCAATAGTTAAACAAATTGATGCCAAGTGTCTTAGAGCATCTAACCACTTAACATTAAGCTCATCAATTAATTTTTTAAACACCTGATAAGCCTCTTCAAATTTATTCATTCTCTTTAATAGCACTCCTTTTAAGTATAAAGCATTAATGTCATTTGGATCTTTCTCTAAGGCTTTATTTATGCATTCTAAAGCTTCATAATACTTTCCTAATTTCCTTAATATATCTGCTTTCTTAACATACAAAATTTTTAAATTTGGAGCAACTCTTAAAACTTTATCATACTCTTCTAAAAGCTCTTCATATTTTCCTAAGCTCTCTAAGCATAGAAGTTTTAAAAATTGAGCTGATGGGAAATTATCTTCAATATTTAAAGCTTTTTTATAGTTTTTTAATGCATCTGAACATGATCCCTTAATACCATAAAGTTGTCCTAAGAACAAGTAAGTAATAGGATTTTTATCTCCCAATCTAACTAAGGTGTTAAAAACCTCAATAGCCTCATCAACCTTCCCTAAAGAGGTTAAGATTAACCCTTTTAAGAATAAAGGGATTAAAAAATCTGATTGTAATCTTAAAGATTCATCACAGTAATATAAAGCTTTATATAAATTGCCTTCAAACATAGCTCTATATGCTCTTAATGCATAAGACACAGCTTCCAAAACTTTAACCCTTGGGGTTTCAGGAGTTTCCAATGTTTCCACCTTGTACATTACTTAGATACTATATTATTACATTGATTTAATGTCAAGAATAGTATATAAAACTAAAGTGAGATGTATATGAATTTTGAAAATTACATAATAAAGATTGGAATTTTTATATTCATTTTAGTAGTTGGTTATTTTGTAAGCATTTTTGTAGATCTATTTTTAAATAGATTGGAAAAAATAGCTGAGAAAACAAAAAATAAGTTAGATGACATTGTTATTAGTGCTATTAAAGTTCCTTTAAAGATAATAATTATCCTCTTCTTCTTATACTTAGGCTTCTATCTTACTCTTCCAATCCAGTATATAAACTTAGTTGAGAATGCTATTAAATTTATATTTATTTTAATACTCACATATACATCAGTTAAAATACTTGATAAACTCTTTGATCTCTATGTAAAGCCAATAATTGAAAAGACAGACACTAAGTTAGATGATCACTTAGCCAAGCCATTAAAGAAAATTTTAAAGATTCTTCTCTACTTACTTGGAATTTTAACAGCTCTAAGCTCTATTGGTTATGACATAACCACCATCTTAGCTGGTTTAGGAATTGGAGGTTTGGCTGTAGCCCTTGCCTTACAAGATACTATAAAAAACTTCATTGCTGGCCTTCTCATCTTAGCTGACAAGCCCTTTATAATAGGACATTGGGTTAAGATTAGTGATATAGAGGGAATAGTTGAAGAGATTGGAATTAGAAGCACAAGGATAAGAAGTTTTGATGAAACCCTCTATATAATTCCAAACTCTAAACTTTTAGAAGAAGTTATAGAAAACTTAAGTGTTAGAGATAGAAGGAGAGTTCTCTTTACCATAGGATTAACCTATAACACTCCTCCAGAGAAGATTAAAAGAGCTAAGGAGATAATATTAAAGATTATTGAAGAGCATAAGGCTACACTTCCTCCTTACAGAGTTCATTTTATTGAATATGGAGATTGGAGCTTAAACTTAAGGATTGAGTATTTTGTTAGAAATATGGGCTTTGACTACTATTTAAATGCTGTTGAGGAGATAAACTTAAAGATTAAGGAGGAGCTTGAAAAAGAGGGAATAGAGATAGCTTTCCCAACCTATACTATCAAGGTTGATAAATATGATACTTAAAAATTGTAGAGCATATATAAACAAAAAATTTATAAATTGTTGTATTGAAATTGATGATGGAAGGATTAAGAAAATAGCTAAGGTTATTGATGGAGAGGGAATAGACTTAAAAAATAATGTTGTTGTTCCTGGGTGTATAGATAGCCATGTCCATCTAAGATGGAAGTCAAAAAAGGAAGGATTTAAAAGTGGTAGTGAAGCAGCTATAAATGGAGGCTTCTGCTTTGTCATAGATATGCCTAATGATAACCCACCAATAACAAGCAAAGAAAGATTTTATAAAAAGTTAGAAGATACTAAGAAATGTAAGGTTAATATTCTTTTAAATTATGGGATAACTGATGAGAACTATAAAGACTACTTAAAAGAGGCTAAAGGATACAAAATTTTTATGGTTAAGTCAGTTGGAGATCTCCATATTAAAGATTATAATAATTTAAAATATATCCTAAATGAGAAAAAGCTTTTTTGTATCCATGCTGAGCATAAAGATATCATAGAGGAGAATAAAAAGAAGATTCCATTAAAAACTTGGCTTGACCACTGTAGAATTAGAGAGAAGAGGGCTGAAGTTGAAGCTGTAAAAGAAATCTTAAAGTATAAAAAAGAGAAGGTTTATTTTTGCCATATTTCAACTAAAGAAAGTTTGGAGATAATAAAGGATGACTATATTGAAGTAACTCCTCACCATCTATACTTAAACAAGGAGATGGCTGAGGAATTAAAAGGCTTGGGGAAATTTAACCCACCCTTAAGGGATAAGGAAGATAACATAGCTCTAATAAAGGCTCTAAATAATAAGGTTAGTGTTATAGCCTCTGACCATGCCCCTCATCTCTATGAGGAGAAGTTGAGAGATGTCAGTGAATGTCCCTCAGGAATTCCTGGATTAGAAACCTTAATTCCCTTAACACTAAATTTAGTTAATAAGGGTTATATATCCTTAGAGAGAGCTATAGAATTAATTTCCCTAAATCCAGCTAAGATCTTTAATATTAACAATAGAATAAAAGAGGGAAATTTAGCTAATTTAACTATCCTAAATATTAAAAAAGAGATTAAGATTGATGCTGAAAACTTTAAGTCCAAGGCTAAGTTTAGTCCATTTGATGGCTGGAAAGTGAGAGGGGCTCCAATATATACAGTGGTTAATGGTAACCTTTATGAGACAACATATAGGTGATATCTTTTGGTAGAGAAGCATAGACACTGCTTGAACTGTGGAATCTCTATTCCTCCTGATCAGGTTTTTTGTTCTGAAAAGTGTAGGATGGAATATTTAAATAGAAGAAAAAAGATGATGAGAGTTCAATATATGTTTATAGGGATTGCTATCCTACTTATTATTTATGTTTTCATCTCAAACTACTTTATTGGGTGAGCTTAAAAATGTTAAAAGTAGCTTGGGGAATTACAGGATGTGGAGATAGAATAGAAGAAGTTGTTAACATTATGATAGAGATGAAGAATAAATATAACTTAAATGTTGATGTCTATGTTTCAAAAAATGGAGAGTTTGTTTTAAGATGGTATAAGTTGTTTGATAAAGTAAAGAAAGAGTTTGATAAAGTTTGGGTTGAAAAGGGACCAAACTCTCCTTTCCTGCCTGGAAAGTTACAGACAGGAAAGTATGATCTATTTATAATAGCTCCTGCTACAGCCAACACAACAGCTAAGATAGCCCATGGGATAGCAGACACTTTAATAACCAACTCTGTAGCCCAAGGGATGAAGGCAAGAGTTCCAACCTATATATATCCTCCAGATAATAAAGAGGGGGTTGTTGAAACCCTACTTCCAAATGGTAAGACATTAAAGTTGTATATAAGAAAGGTGGATGTTGAGAATGTTAAAAAGCTTGAAGAGATGGAAGGAATTGAAGTTCTTTACTCTCCTGAAGAGATTAAGAAGGTTATAGAGAGGCATATAGATGAAAAGAATAGTAGAGGAGATCAATAAAATTAGGGAAGAGCTTAACCTACCAAAGGTTAATATTGATATAGTTAAGATTGAAGAGAAGGATAATAAGTTAGTTATTTACACAAGAACAAGAACTGATAAATCAGCCATTATAGGCCCTGGTGGTTGGGTAGTTGGGAAGCTTAGAGAGAGGTTAGGCTATGAGCTAATTAAAGTTGAGGATTACAGTGACTATTTACTCTTTTTAGAGAGGGTTAAAGAAATTAAAGAAAAATGTAATGATGAAATTATTTTAAAGCTTTGCTCTCACTTTTTAGAAAATAAAAGTTATGATAATTTAGTTTATACTACAATAGTTTGCCAGTATGACTTATACATTGCTGAAACCCTAAATAAAGTGTTTAGAGTGAAAGCTCTACTTTTAAATCCTCCTATTTTACCAGAGAAAAAGAGGAATAGGGCTATAGAATTCTTAGAGGAGAGAAAGATTAGTTATGAAGAGATTTATTTAAAGCCTAACTTTAAAGAATCCTGTGGCTTCTTACCAAAATATTTAAATCTTGAAGGATATATTTTTACCACTTGCCTGAAAGAGAGCTATTTAAAAAGAGGAAGTTCAATATATATAAATTTCCTTAAGCTCTTTCCTCTGAAGTTTAATAAAACATACTATTTAGAGTTCTGCCCTCTCTGTATCCAAAATTTAAAAAATATTTATAGGGAAGTAATTAAAGATATTGTTAATAGTGTCTATCTTGGAATTAGAGAGCCAACAGATGCAGCAGAGGAGATAGTAAAAATTTACAAAAGGATGAGAAAATGAAAATCCTATTTTTTGAGTATGCTATGGCCACAAATTGTAGAGAGTTTTTAGCTGAAGGAAAGATGATGTTTGATAAACTCCTCTATGAATTTTTAAGCTTAGGTAGTGTTGTAACATTAATCAATAAAGAACTTTCAAGGCCCTATAAAAACATTAAAAACCTTAAGGTTGTTGAACCAACTAATTTATTTGAAACTCTAAGGAAGATAAATAACTTTGACTACTTCTTAGTCATTGCTCCTGAGGAAGACAATATATTGTATGAGCTAACAAAGATATTAGAGCCTAAAGGTGTTAATTTAGGAAGTTCATCAAAAGCTATAAAAGTTGCTGGAGACAAATATTTAACTTATGAAGCCTTAAAAGACATTGTCAAAGTTCCTAAAACCTTCCAGCCAAGAAAGTATATAGTAAAGAGAAGAGATGGATGTGGCTCACAGTTCAGGGTTTATGATGAGAAATACATAATTCAGGAGTTTGTTGAAGGTTCTCCTTATTCAGCCTCATTCATAGTAGGG contains the following coding sequences:
- the fwdC gene encoding tungsten-dependent formylmethanofuran dehydrogenase subunit FwdC, translating into MSKEVKIILQEELYAPLSLENVLPEDLESKSLEDIKNIKLYYGNRVVKLSDMFDVEVNEIEGEPRLVIENPSIKIKHIGSKMSRGEIIVKGDAGMYAGEHMKGGKIVIEGNADNWLGMNMKGGEIIVKGSSRDYTGGTYKGEWRGMSGGRIVVEGNARHELGLYLRGGEIIVKGDAGMFAGLHQQGGYIIVEGNTDVRLGGEMEAGAIIVYGKVKEILPSFKYEGIVENPVIKIKKKDEGRKFEGTFYKLVGDYANGRKVKGQLYINVETNEGLF
- a CDS encoding stage II sporulation protein M yields the protein MIDSLKRNKNIISLVSLIYFQSFLVFSFLISHNQYFFNLGNEIFYNFKSQILSGVNLKALNSFSLYLLILSNNLKVCLLSYISGFFNIFILLINSFILSYVLVKFGIKKFVIFVLPHGVIEIPAFILAISSGIIFYIGVIEYLRKKSLERVIDSLRILSLSIILFIIAGFIESFITFRIIPH
- the hmgA gene encoding hydroxymethylglutaryl-CoA reductase (NADPH), with protein sequence MDIFEELKNKKIKLYQLDDMLGHKEATKIRREFLEKELNIKFNHINKYSISEENVKKNIENMIGAIQIPLGIAGPIRVNGEHAKGLFYIPLATTEGALVASVNRGCSIITKCGGAIVRVIDDKMTRAPCFKTRSVVEAIKVRDWILKNFDKIKEVAESTTRHGKLIKIEPILIVGRNIYPRFCYKTGDAMGMNMVTIATEEACKFIVEELKKENIDVKLVSLSGNACVDKKPSGMNLIEGRGKSVVAEIYLDREEVEKYLKTTPEAIAEVNRLKNYIGSAISNSMGFNAHYANIVGAIFLATGQDEAHIVEGSLGITMAEVEDDKLYFSVTLPDLPLATVGGGTSVETQREALEIMGCYGSNKVLKFAEIVGAAVLAGELSLLGALASNHLAKAHKELGR
- a CDS encoding tetratricopeptide repeat protein, with protein sequence METPETPRVKVLEAVSYALRAYRAMFEGNLYKALYYCDESLRLQSDFLIPLFLKGLILTSLGKVDEAIEVFNTLVRLGDKNPITYLFLGQLYGIKGSCSDALKNYKKALNIEDNFPSAQFLKLLCLESLGKYEELLEEYDKVLRVAPNLKILYVKKADILRKLGKYYEALECINKALEKDPNDINALYLKGVLLKRMNKFEEAYQVFKKLIDELNVKWLDALRHLASICLTIGEFKEAIKYAEEGLKIAGEDPTFLYYIGKAYERLKEYERAKEYLNRCIEKKPSYVKALLSLAKIHEEEGNYEKAADLYVKSQLYMDKHVKRDLD
- a CDS encoding mechanosensitive ion channel family protein — translated: MNFENYIIKIGIFIFILVVGYFVSIFVDLFLNRLEKIAEKTKNKLDDIVISAIKVPLKIIIILFFLYLGFYLTLPIQYINLVENAIKFIFILILTYTSVKILDKLFDLYVKPIIEKTDTKLDDHLAKPLKKILKILLYLLGILTALSSIGYDITTILAGLGIGGLAVALALQDTIKNFIAGLLILADKPFIIGHWVKISDIEGIVEEIGIRSTRIRSFDETLYIIPNSKLLEEVIENLSVRDRRRVLFTIGLTYNTPPEKIKRAKEIILKIIEEHKATLPPYRVHFIEYGDWSLNLRIEYFVRNMGFDYYLNAVEEINLKIKEELEKEGIEIAFPTYTIKVDKYDT
- the pyrC gene encoding dihydroorotase, with amino-acid sequence MILKNCRAYINKKFINCCIEIDDGRIKKIAKVIDGEGIDLKNNVVVPGCIDSHVHLRWKSKKEGFKSGSEAAINGGFCFVIDMPNDNPPITSKERFYKKLEDTKKCKVNILLNYGITDENYKDYLKEAKGYKIFMVKSVGDLHIKDYNNLKYILNEKKLFCIHAEHKDIIEENKKKIPLKTWLDHCRIREKRAEVEAVKEILKYKKEKVYFCHISTKESLEIIKDDYIEVTPHHLYLNKEMAEELKGLGKFNPPLRDKEDNIALIKALNNKVSVIASDHAPHLYEEKLRDVSECPSGIPGLETLIPLTLNLVNKGYISLERAIELISLNPAKIFNINNRIKEGNLANLTILNIKKEIKIDAENFKSKAKFSPFDGWKVRGAPIYTVVNGNLYETTYR
- a CDS encoding DUF2116 family Zn-ribbon domain-containing protein; protein product: MVEKHRHCLNCGISIPPDQVFCSEKCRMEYLNRRKKMMRVQYMFIGIAILLIIYVFISNYFIG
- the afpA gene encoding archaeoflavoprotein AfpA; amino-acid sequence: MLKVAWGITGCGDRIEEVVNIMIEMKNKYNLNVDVYVSKNGEFVLRWYKLFDKVKKEFDKVWVEKGPNSPFLPGKLQTGKYDLFIIAPATANTTAKIAHGIADTLITNSVAQGMKARVPTYIYPPDNKEGVVETLLPNGKTLKLYIRKVDVENVKKLEEMEGIEVLYSPEEIKKVIERHIDEKNSRGDQ
- the mfnD gene encoding tyramine--L-glutamate ligase, whose translation is MKILFFEYAMATNCREFLAEGKMMFDKLLYEFLSLGSVVTLINKELSRPYKNIKNLKVVEPTNLFETLRKINNFDYFLVIAPEEDNILYELTKILEPKGVNLGSSSKAIKVAGDKYLTYEALKDIVKVPKTFQPRKYIVKRRDGCGSQFRVYDEKYIIQEFVEGSPYSASFIVGKRGIKFLSLNKQIVDESGFKGAEVNIDHERKEEIIDECEKALKRIDGLNGYVGVDLVIDDNIYIIEINPRITTTVWGLMTEPPLAKLLIDNAEGKEIKIEKVVGKKFKVGEYG